Proteins from a single region of Pseudodesulfovibrio portus:
- a CDS encoding RrF2 family transcriptional regulator, translating to MKLTTRSRYGTRMMLDIAQHCQDGPVRIQDIASRQGVSAKYLEKLIRKLKDAGYVKSKRGPRGGHALAVPATEIPIGKVVHALEGDGSLVECRSGKNGCSRMDICLTRRLWQEAADAMYSRLNTFTLADLLQDAEACANPDSRPMELL from the coding sequence ATGAAACTTACCACACGCAGCCGCTACGGAACACGCATGATGCTCGACATCGCCCAGCACTGCCAGGACGGGCCGGTCCGCATCCAGGACATCGCCTCGCGCCAGGGGGTGTCGGCCAAGTATCTCGAAAAACTCATACGCAAGCTCAAGGACGCCGGGTACGTCAAGTCCAAGCGCGGCCCCCGGGGCGGGCATGCCCTGGCGGTCCCGGCCACGGAAATTCCCATCGGCAAGGTGGTGCACGCCCTGGAAGGCGACGGCTCCCTGGTGGAATGCCGGTCCGGCAAGAACGGGTGCAGCCGCATGGACATCTGTCTCACGCGGCGGCTGTGGCAGGAGGCGGCGGACGCCATGTACTCCCGGCTCAACACCTTCACCCTGGCCGACCTGCTCCAGGACGCCGAGGCCTGCGCCAACCCTGACTCCCGGCCCATGGAGCTTCTCTAG
- the trhA gene encoding PAQR family membrane homeostasis protein TrhA: MILALRDPVSGLTHCIAAALAVLATVLLILRSVGPALPWHIVTFSIFGGGMILLYTASTLYHWLPVSEDRVRFLRRVDHSMIFFYIAATYTPICLIPLRGGWGWSLFGVVWGVALSGIVMKIFWITAPRRLSTAIYLGMGWLAIIGIYPIYLSMPGPAVAWLVGGGVIYSLGAVIYGLKWPDPVPDRFGFHEIFHLFVIGGSFCHFVLMYWYV, translated from the coding sequence GTGATTTTGGCCCTTCGCGATCCCGTCAGCGGGCTGACCCACTGCATTGCAGCCGCCCTGGCCGTGCTGGCCACGGTCCTGCTCATTTTGCGCTCGGTCGGTCCGGCCCTGCCGTGGCACATCGTGACCTTCTCCATCTTCGGCGGGGGCATGATTCTTTTGTACACGGCCTCCACCCTGTACCACTGGTTGCCGGTCAGCGAGGATCGGGTGCGCTTCCTGCGGCGGGTGGACCACTCCATGATTTTCTTTTACATCGCGGCCACGTACACGCCCATCTGCCTGATCCCCCTGCGCGGCGGGTGGGGCTGGTCCCTGTTCGGCGTGGTCTGGGGAGTGGCCCTGTCCGGCATCGTCATGAAAATCTTCTGGATCACGGCCCCGCGCCGGCTCTCCACCGCCATCTATCTCGGCATGGGCTGGCTGGCGATCATCGGCATCTATCCGATCTACCTGTCCATGCCCGGTCCGGCCGTGGCCTGGCTGGTGGGCGGCGGCGTGATCTATTCCCTGGGCGCGGTGATCTATGGCCTCAAGTGGCCCGACCCCGTGCCCGACCGCTTCGGCTTTCACGAGATATTCCACCTCTTCGTCATCGGCGGCAGCTTCTGCCACTTCGTCCTCATGTACTGGTACGTTTAG
- a CDS encoding sodium-dependent transporter has protein sequence MAQREQWGSRAGFVLAAVGSAIGLGNIWRFPYMAYENGGGAFLIPYIFALLTAGIPFMILEFGMGHKHRGSAPKVFRAIGSNWEFLGWMQVIVALVISIYYVAVVGWTINYTGFAFNQSWGSDPKAFFFGEYLGLTGSPFELGSIRWPILGACTLAWGVTWLAITSGVRKGIERACKVLIPLLFLLVLVLIGRVVTLDGAMTGLNYLFKPDFSKLADFSVWADAYGQIFFSLSIGFSIMLAYSSYLPKKSDISNNAAMTVFINCGFSMLAGVMIFSVLGNMAFATGQSVADVAGSGVGLAFITIPAAINTMPAPVFFGTLFFLCLTMAGVSSHISIVEAVSSSFIDKFGWSRKATATAVCLFGYAATLIFTTGGGLLILDIVDHFINNLCILGLALLEILLMGYIVGLEPIERHVNLSSDFRVGAAWRLCLRLVTVGVLGYSFVMNVVTDLGTPYGGYASSDLALLGWSLPPVAFVLSLALNRKQPACSFVRND, from the coding sequence TCCTGGCGGCGGTCGGCTCCGCAATCGGCTTGGGAAACATCTGGCGTTTCCCTTACATGGCCTATGAGAACGGCGGCGGCGCCTTCCTCATCCCCTACATTTTCGCCCTGCTGACCGCGGGCATCCCCTTCATGATCCTCGAATTCGGCATGGGCCACAAGCACCGCGGCTCCGCGCCCAAGGTCTTCCGGGCCATCGGCTCCAACTGGGAGTTCCTGGGCTGGATGCAGGTCATCGTGGCCCTGGTCATTTCCATCTACTACGTGGCCGTGGTCGGCTGGACCATCAACTACACGGGCTTTGCCTTCAACCAGTCCTGGGGCAGTGATCCCAAGGCGTTCTTCTTCGGCGAGTACCTCGGCCTGACCGGCTCCCCGTTCGAGCTCGGCTCCATCCGCTGGCCCATCCTCGGCGCATGCACCCTGGCCTGGGGCGTGACATGGCTGGCCATCACCTCCGGCGTGCGCAAGGGTATCGAGCGCGCCTGCAAGGTGCTCATCCCCCTGCTCTTCCTGCTGGTGCTGGTGCTCATCGGCCGCGTGGTCACGCTGGACGGCGCCATGACCGGCCTGAACTACCTGTTCAAGCCGGACTTCTCCAAGCTGGCCGACTTCTCGGTCTGGGCCGACGCCTACGGGCAGATATTCTTCTCCCTGTCCATCGGCTTCTCCATCATGCTGGCCTATTCCAGCTACCTGCCCAAGAAGTCCGACATCAGCAACAACGCGGCCATGACCGTGTTCATCAACTGCGGCTTCTCCATGCTCGCGGGCGTCATGATCTTCTCGGTGCTCGGCAACATGGCGTTCGCCACCGGCCAGTCCGTGGCCGACGTTGCCGGGTCCGGCGTGGGGCTGGCCTTCATCACCATCCCGGCGGCCATCAACACCATGCCCGCCCCGGTCTTCTTCGGCACCCTGTTCTTCCTCTGCCTGACCATGGCCGGCGTCAGTTCCCACATCTCCATCGTGGAAGCGGTCAGCTCCTCGTTCATCGACAAGTTCGGCTGGTCCCGCAAGGCCACCGCCACCGCCGTCTGCCTCTTCGGCTATGCGGCCACCCTCATCTTCACCACCGGGGGCGGCCTGCTCATCCTGGACATCGTGGACCACTTCATCAACAACCTGTGCATCCTCGGCCTGGCGCTGCTGGAAATCCTGCTCATGGGATACATCGTGGGTCTGGAGCCCATCGAGCGCCACGTCAACCTGTCCTCGGACTTCCGGGTGGGCGCGGCCTGGCGGCTGTGCCTCCGGCTCGTCACCGTGGGCGTGCTCGGCTACTCGTTCGTCATGAACGTGGTCACCGACCTGGGCACCCCGTACGGCGGCTACGCGTCCAGCGACCTGGCCCTTCTCGGCTGGTCCCTGCCGCCCGTGGCCTTTGTCCTGTCCCTGGCCCTGAACAGGAAGCAGCCCGCGTGCAGCTTCGTCCGCAACGACTAG
- a CDS encoding MetS family NSS transporter small subunit has protein sequence MSTAAIIMMVFGLGITWGGAAWCIRLAMSKQSR, from the coding sequence ATGTCCACCGCAGCAATCATAATGATGGTCTTCGGCCTCGGCATCACCTGGGGCGGCGCAGCCTGGTGCATCCGGCTCGCCATGAGCAAACAGAGCCGCTAA